In Magnolia sinica isolate HGM2019 unplaced genomic scaffold, MsV1 ctg90, whole genome shotgun sequence, the following are encoded in one genomic region:
- the LOC131236395 gene encoding protein SENSITIVE TO PROTON RHIZOTOXICITY 2-like, protein MISGPTSCFQQRSQGYQMYAGVMESVVSSSADTGAVSGTSVAHSNALLYNLSILKDKVQQVQSLIDIVVIPDHGPQDSTAIAFTGMGSLIQEIIVTASSMMYTCQKMALGGVVQNGRDELNQHHHTNDVPSQPNNVMGHEIHGDDGGRGFFERYNEDNDHNHNSSKDNETEFNHEIEKMDGLPDFPLMMTDVVELDAAELLAKYTHYCQVCGKGFKRDANLRMHMRAHGDQYKSNAALSNPMKAGHAHNSLISSSRKYSCPQEGCRWNKKHNKFQPLKSIICVKNHYKRSHCPKMYVCNRCNQKQFSLLSDLRTHEKHCGDLKWQCTCGTTFSRKDKLMGHVSLFVGHAPAVNLFRDPGKSDHS, encoded by the coding sequence ATGATTTCAGGGCCCACTTCATGCTTCCAACAGAGGTCACAAGGCTACCAAATGTATGCTGGGGTGATGGAGAGCGTGGTGTCCTCTTCCGCTGACACCGGGGCGGTATCAGGAACGAGTGTGGCCCATTCAAATGCTCTTCTCTACAATCTGTCGATTCTCAAAGATAAGGTGCAGCAGGTTCAGTCTCTCATAGACATCGTCGTCATTCCCGATCATGGTCCACAAGATTCTACAGCCATAGCTTTCACAGGGATGGGCAGCCTCATTCAAGAGATCATCGTCACCGCATCATCCATGATGTACACTTGCCAGAAGATGGCCCTCGGTGGCGTTGTCCAGAATGGTAGGGATGAATTGAACCAACATCATCACACCAACGATGTTCCATCTCAACCAAACAACGTGATGGGCCATGAGATCCATGGAGATGATGGTGGTAGAGGTTTCTTTGAGAGATACAACGAAGACAATGATCATAATCACAATAGTAGCAAAGACAACGAAACGGAATTCAATCATGAGATTGAAAAGATGGATGGATTACCTGATTTTCCATTGATGATGACTGACGTTGTGGAATTGGATGCTGCTGAACTACTTGCCAAATACACCCACTATTGCCAAGTTTGTGGGAAAGGATTCAAGCGGGATGCGAATCTAAGAATGCACATGAGAGCACACGGGGATCAGTACAAGTCTAATGCAGCTCTGAGTAACCCCATGAAAGCGGGCCATGCCCACAACTCCTTAATCAGCTCCTCTAGAAAATATTCATGTCCCCAAGAAGGGTGCAGATGGAACAAGAAACACAACAAGTTCCAACCATTGAAATCGATAATATGTGTTAAGAATCACTACAAGCGGAGCCATTGTCCGAAGATGTATGTTTGCAACCGATGCAACCAGAAGCAGTTCTCCCTACTATCTGACCTCCGAACACATGAAAAGCACTGTGGGGATCTCAAGTGGCAGTGCACGTGCGGGACCACCTTCTCCAGGAAGGATAAGCTCATGGGCCACGTCTCGTTGTTCGTTGGGCATGCTCCAGCTGTGAACTTGTTCAGAGACCCAGGGAAATCCGACCATTCATGA